In Mariprofundus sp. NF, the sequence AGTTACTGAATCGCCCAGCACCAGAATTCTAAAGACTCCTTTTTCCTTTTCATACGAATACTCAAAATCACGCAAGCCATGGCTGTTAATCTTAAGTACATGTCCGTGAATGGATATTGATTCTGAATTAGGCTTCATGACAAAGGGCAAAACTTCATGCGCCAATTTATAGGTAGGGTCTGAATCATTCGACAGAGGAATGATTCGACAAACTGCTTCAGCCAACAAAATTGCTACAGCTATCGAAAAAAAGAATAGCAATCCATTCTGAAATAACTTTTTCATGCTCCCCCCAAAAAAATGCAATTATCTTTGAACCTTTCACAGTTACAAATACTTATTAATCTATTTGCATTAACCTTTCAACTATTCGAACCGCTGCTTTTCCATCCCCATAAGGGTTATGAGACTTACTCATCTTTTCATAAGCAACCCCATCCCCAAGCAGATTAGAGACCTCTGAAACAATCCGATCAGAGTTCTTACCCACAAGCCTGACTGTTCCAGCATCTAACGCCTCAGGGCGCTCTGTAGTGTCTCTAATAACCAAAACAGGTTTGCCCAGTGATGGTGCCTCTTCCTGCACCCCTCCTGAGTCAGTGATAATCAGGTGTGCGCGACTCATCAGATAAACAAAAGGAAGGTAATCCTGTGGTTCAATCAGGTGTATTCTGTCCGTTCCTGCTAAAATCCGATTCACAGGCTGCTGAACATTCGGGTTCAGGTGTACCGGATAAACAATTTCAACATCATCAAAAGTTTCAGTAACTGTTTTAAGAGCATGACATATCTGCTCGAATCCAGCACCAAAGTTCTCTCGGCGATGTCCAGTCACTAAAATCATGCGTTTGTCTTTATTAAGGAAACAGAAGCGTTCAGCCATCTCCTGCTGCAGTTCGCTGTTTGAGTACAGCTTATCGACAACACCTAACAGGGCATCAATTACAGTATTCCCTGTGACTACAATTGATCTATCTTCAACACCTTCATTCAACAGGTTCTGTCTGGACTGTTCCGTTGGCGAAAAATGATAGCGGCTAATTACACCCGCTATATGGCGATTCATCTCCTCTGGCCATGGAGAGTAGATATCGCCGGTGCGAAGCCCTGCTTCTACATGGCCAACCGCAATCTTCTGATAATATGAAGCTAAACTTGTAGCCATCGCTGTAGTCGTGTCACCATGAACCAAAACAATGTCAGGACAAAACTCCTTTAAAACCGGCTCCAGCCCTTTAAGCACATTGCAAGTAACATCAGTTAGAGACTGCCCTGGCTGCATAATGTTCAGATCATATTCAGGAACGATCTCAAAAAGATCCAGCACTTGATCTAACATTTGACGGTGTTGAGCTGTTACACATACCCTGCTATCAAAATGTTGTGGACATTTCTTTAGCTCAGCAACTACCGGTGCCATTTTTATGGCCTCAGGCCGTGTGCCAAAAACTGAAAGGATTTTCTTCATATTAAATCACTTTACATTGGATTAAATTCAACGTGGACATGGTCATCCTTTCAGCTGTGTATTTACTACCATCAAACTCGCAGAGTTCTGGGCGTATATTCAAAATTCCTCGACTCCACTCTTCCACATCAAATGTATCAAAGCCCAGATCAATAAATTCGGCTGGTATTTGCAGCTTAGCATAAGCACAAGTTTTAAGGCCAGCCATCTTTGCTTCAAGCAAAGAGTATGAAAATGATTCTTTCACTGATGTATGCATATATATTTCATGTTGATACAACTCAGGAAGAACGTTGTCATTATCTAATCTCCCAAGGAACCTGACTGGCAAATTATTTCCATTGGCATAGGCTTCCATTCTTCCCCTGTCAGGGCCATCCCCAATAATAGTTAAACTATACTCAGAGTCTTCTTCGTATATTGCCTTAAATAGATCCAGCAAAAAGAAAAGATTTTTTCTTGCTTCCAGTGTGCCACAATACACTATCGATTTTTTCAATCGTCGAGCATCATTTGAGCCTGAAAACTTTGCCTGATCTACTCCAAGTTCAATAACGTCTATTTTTTTTGTTAGCATGCCCTTGAAATGCTCATTCACTATGTAGTCCCGGTATGGGTATGAAACAGTCACAACAGGATGGCCTATTTTGTTGATTATTTTTGCTTCATGGTTGCGAAACCGCTGCTGCTTGGCTTCAGAAACAG encodes:
- the wecB gene encoding non-hydrolyzing UDP-N-acetylglucosamine 2-epimerase, translated to MKKILSVFGTRPEAIKMAPVVAELKKCPQHFDSRVCVTAQHRQMLDQVLDLFEIVPEYDLNIMQPGQSLTDVTCNVLKGLEPVLKEFCPDIVLVHGDTTTAMATSLASYYQKIAVGHVEAGLRTGDIYSPWPEEMNRHIAGVISRYHFSPTEQSRQNLLNEGVEDRSIVVTGNTVIDALLGVVDKLYSNSELQQEMAERFCFLNKDKRMILVTGHRRENFGAGFEQICHALKTVTETFDDVEIVYPVHLNPNVQQPVNRILAGTDRIHLIEPQDYLPFVYLMSRAHLIITDSGGVQEEAPSLGKPVLVIRDTTERPEALDAGTVRLVGKNSDRIVSEVSNLLGDGVAYEKMSKSHNPYGDGKAAVRIVERLMQID
- a CDS encoding glycosyltransferase family 4 protein; translation: MITNKTLIIYYGGFLCKTGGAFFHARNIERELTQIGWRVEIITLDNLPVIFRYLPHLLEKLVNWLYAPLGFLYKAYVTKLLYKLFFDKKADVRVFEDIYLSWDSDIPSVSVLHAVWSDNIQAYTVSEAKQQRFRNHEAKIINKIGHPVVTVSYPYRDYIVNEHFKGMLTKKIDVIELGVDQAKFSGSNDARRLKKSIVYCGTLEARKNLFFLLDLFKAIYEEDSEYSLTIIGDGPDRGRMEAYANGNNLPVRFLGRLDNDNVLPELYQHEIYMHTSVKESFSYSLLEAKMAGLKTCAYAKLQIPAEFIDLGFDTFDVEEWSRGILNIRPELCEFDGSKYTAERMTMSTLNLIQCKVI